A region from the Palaemon carinicauda isolate YSFRI2023 chromosome 16, ASM3689809v2, whole genome shotgun sequence genome encodes:
- the VGAT gene encoding vesicular inhibitory amino acid transporter, whose product MITEWQAGWNVTNAIQGMFIVSLPYAVLHGGYWAIVAMTGIAYICCYTGKILVDCLYDLNEEGQLVRVRHSYKGIAKEVFGAKWGGKIVNSAQLIELLMTCILYIVLCGDLMIGSFPDGPIDTRSWMMICGIILLPCGFLKNLHHVSTLSFWCMIAHLAINIIIFAYCIGNAPTWAWSKVMFRIDILEFPIALGIIVFSYTSHIFLPTLEYNLIDRSKFTCMLNWSHVSAALFKSLFGYVGFLTWAEDTEEVITNNLPNPTFKGFVNIILVVKALLSYPLPFYAACEIIEVTFFRGRPKTIFPSVWALDGELKVWALGIRVIVVIFTILMAISIPHFAILMGLIGSFTGTMLSFIWPCYFHLKIKAGKLEWGDIAYDWFVIFLGCLFGVIGITTSFYALIEAFQIGLPF is encoded by the exons GGGATGTTTATCGTATCCCTTCCGTATGCCGTTCTACACGGCGGCTACTGGGCCATCGTTGCCATGACTGGAATAGCTTACATCTGCTGCTACACCGGCAAGATCCTGGTGGACTGTCTCTACGACCTGAACGAGGAAGGACAGTTGGTCAGGGTTCGACATTCTTACAAGGGCATAGCCAAAGAGGTCTTCGGGGCTAAATGGGGTGGTAAAATCGTCAATTCAGCTCAG TTGATTGAGCTGTTGATGACCTGCATCCTGTACATCGTGCTCTGTGGAGACCTGATGATTGGCAGTTTCCCTGACGGCCCCATCGACACCCGGTCTTGGATGATGATCTGCGGCATCATCCTTCTCCCCTGTGGGTTCCTCAAGAACCTCCACCACGTTTCAACACTCTCTTTCTGGTGCATGATTGCCCATCTTGCCATCAATATCATTATCTTTGCCTACTGCATAGGCAATGCCCCAACTTGGGCTTGGTCCAAAGTAATGTTCCGAATTGACATATTAGAGTTCCCAATAGCTCTTGGGATCATTGTCTTCAGCTACACTTCCCACATCTTCCTGCCAACGCTTGAGTACAACCTCATTGACAGGTCTAAATTCACCTGCATGTTGAACTGGAGTCACGTCAGTGCTGCTCTGTTCAAGTCCCTCTTTGGTTATGTTGGGTTCTTGACCTGGGCTGAAGATACAGAGGAGGTGATCACCAATAACTTGCCAAACCCAACCTTCAAAGGTTTTGTAAATATCATCCTAGTTGTGAAAGCATTGCTATCTTATCCACTGCCCTTTTACGCTGCTTGTGAAATCATTGAGGTCACTTTCTTCCGAGGTCGTCCAAAAACGATCTTTCCATCAGTCTGGGCACTGGATGGAGAACTAAAAGTCTGGGCCTTAGGCATACGGGTGATTGTAGTTATCTTTACCATCCTGATGGCCATATCAATTCCTCACTTTGCCATACTGATGGGGTTGATTGGCTCATTCACTGGCACAATGTTATCCTTCATATGGCCCTGTTACTTTCACCTAAAGATAAAAGCTGGGAAATTAGAATGGGGAGACATAGCCTATGACTGGTTTGTTATTTTCTTAGGCTGTCTGTTTGGAGTTATTGGTATCACCACTTCATTCTACGCCCTAATAGAGGCCTTCCAAATTGGTCTACCCTTCTAG